The genomic interval GTTTAAAGTTCAAGGTCCACGTTAAGTTCAAGGTCCAAGTTCAAGACTTTATTGTAGCAGAAGAAGGTTGGATGAAATTGTTGAACGGCTGGAGTCTGCAGAAGAAAGGTGGTGAACATCATCAGAACATGAATTGGACACTGTTTATAGCATTGATAATTCCTTCTATTTCATAAACAATTTTGAATAATTAACTTTGCTTTGTAACATGTTGTCTTGAATATAGACAGGTATGCCATGTGTTGAATACTTTCTACTGCTAGCCTAAACTGCAAGTAGTTACCTTCTCCCTCCAGTGTGAGAAATTCTAATGCTCAAGCAACATGGTGCTGCGCCCCCCAGCACCTGCTCGAGTGAGGTGGAAGAACTTTACCTCACAAAATAAGACTCTCAGTTTTCCACTGTGGCAGATGGGAATGAGTAAGACCAATTTTCAGATATAAGTTTAGACTGCCTTGATTCAGTCTCCAGATGGCTTAATCTATTGAGGGTCTTGAAATCTGGTTGTATGTGCTGGAATTATGAGGTCTAAACAGTTggcagaaaaagctttcttttactTAGACTGGGGAACGTGCTTGCCTGTCCACAAAGCCATTAGCACTTGTGGACAGGCACACAAGGGCAGTTgaggtctgcagcagcagcacttacAGAGATGAGTGCCCAGAGTGAATTAAGCTTCCAGTGTGTGGAAGTTACCCCTTGGAACCACGAtgcctctgaagaaaaaagcaggtatTTGGCGGGAGCCCTTGCCTGGCCAGTAGCACGCTTCTGACCTGAACTGGTAAATCTTATTAGCCTGGCATTTGCAAGCTTAAGACGGCAAAGCAACAGATGCTGGCAGGAATGTCTGCAGAGAGGAAATATTGCTTTGAATGTTGTTTGCCATTTTTCTGAGCATTTCTGGAGAGTTAAGCAAGGAACTTTTAAAGAATGTGACGAGTTAAATACCAAAAGCAAAGCCTAAAGCTGTTTCAAGGAAGCTCAGAAAACAACACAAGCTGCTAAGccagaggcaggcagcccttccctcctctgATTCATGCTGTCGCTTTTTTCTGTGATACTTGGGGAATCACAGTTTTACCATTAGGTTACAAAAAGGTGACAGCTTACTGCCTTGATGACCTTGGGATGAAATGCTACAGGCTGTTTCCTTGTGGCACTGCTCTTAGCAGCAACAATCCCAGGTATCAGATGGGAGGCAGCAATTCTGGTAACTAATGAAGGATGTCTCAGTGGAGTCTGTCGCACGGATATTCTCTGAAACCTCCGCTTCACATTATGCGTACGCTGCATTTTAGTGCTCACAAAGCTCTTACGGATATGACAGACCTCGGGATTTCTCTGAACTATAAATTCATTTGTGCAGGTGAGTTTTCTTTAGGTGcaaaccaccaaaccccccAGCCTTCCCAACAGCTTcccccagcaaagccctggcctgtctgctcctgtgctgctgccacagtgccacccagtgctgcctgccGCGGCTGCAACTGCTTTGTCAGCACTAGCTGgttaaaataatgatttctaACTCCACTTCACGtactctgaaataatttttgacaGTTTCTGAAATACCCGAGTGAAAATGCGTTAGCAACATAAACATCCAGTTCAGAcaaactgctgtgaaaactgTTGTATTGAAAATTCAGCTCCTTTCAACAGTGCATCAGCTTCTGCACTGCAACATATGGATGTGCAGCCACCCTGCACACTTGTAATTGGTCCTGGAGTAGGCCTTAATATATTACTCCCGTACAGCTGTATCACCAATTTTAGCACAAAGAGAAATGAGAGCAAGGAATGGATATGTATTAAAACCCTCCTACCTCCAGGATAGAGCTATAGGCACCCAGATAACGCAAGGCCTGGTTTTTTCCACTCATACAGATCGGTAGCTTTCTGTGTCTCACCATCTAGGTAAACATCCCATGGAAGTAAGAAGTGTTAACAAGTTTCGGTTAACGTGGGCAAATCATGGGAGTTACAGGCCAACTGCGAAACATGCATGGCAAAGATGATCTGAACAATACCTCTGCTCTGGGTGGAGTGGAGCAACAAACCAATGCTGACTGATTAAAAGCAGTTTCATCAGAACGCAATTCCATAGGAATTCTGCCTGTGCAGATGGTGGAAGGAGATGCTGATGAAGTAAGTGCCTGTCCAGGACAATCACTGCTGTGAGTTCTGTTGTAGCATATTTTGCAGGGTTTTATGGTTTTGAAGAGCGGCTACCACATCCTCGTAGCGAGTGTTCGTGCTGATGCACAGGGGTTGACGTTGCAGCTCTGTCAGCTTGCAGGCGGCCAAAGTACAGAGGATGCAGAACAGCACGAAAAGCAGGACTCTCAGCGCCGACCGCGACCAGGAGTGCTTGTGCCGGGGTGGCTGAGCAGGACGAGAACTGGAGGCGGGATCTGTAATGAAAGCGTTTACAGGACAGAGAACGTGAGGAATAAATCAAGTATCTTTTTAATAGTCTACATTCAGAAACAAGCTGTTCGGGTGAGATActtcagcctgtgctgcagctgtctTTTGTCATGAATTTTCATCACTTAACTGTTCAGTAAGTAGATGTGCAGCATCTGTTTAGGATGAAAAGTTTCAAATTTAGTTTCACGGTCAGCACAGAAGAAGGTGTAAAGCACCTTTGTGGAACACAAGACCTGGTTTTGCACATATAGGTCAGtacacttaaaaagaaatgagtgGAGGTACGTTCTCCTTAGGAACAGCTGAACTTTCTTGTAGCTCAGCAGTTCACCAGGAACACAAATTAAGGGGAAAAGGGCACACCAGCAGCGCTTATTAGAAGTCTAAGGCCGcgaggcagggcagagctgctgctgaaagggcAGGCCCTTTGGATCATCCGCGCGGTGCAAGCCCAAGCTGGGAATGTTCTTCTTAGATCTGTATGGCTTCCATAGTTTTTTGGTCCCTTCTCCCTGCATGACACCTCCAGGATGCTCCTCAGTAAGTGTTTATGGCTTAGTTATAAGCAGGAGGCTTTGCCTGTTATGACATTTCGGATTTGCACTCCTGCAATAGAACAGAGACAAGCGAGTGCATCTGCCAAGCCAGTCCTGCGGCAGCGTCCCAAGAGCCTCCTGTCGAACAAAGAGCCCTTACTGactaaagcaaaacagagacaTTTGAAACCCTGAGCACAGCACTAAAGGTTCACTGATTTACCTGGATCTGGAGCTCTTGAAGTTGTACCATAACATCTGGCATAGTCAGCACTTGCTGCTCGGTGTTTGGAGCTGTAACTAACGATACCTGCCCTGAAACCAGAGCACTGAGGGCACAGGAGAGTAAGGCCCCAAAGATGAGCAGTGGATGAACTACAGCAGGGGCTCTTCCACAATATCCCTGTGCCACTCCTGTCACTCATTACCGGGGAGAAAGTTAGTTTAttttggcagagctgggctaGCAACAGCCCAGAGGCTcacctgctgctgtgcagtgagACTCTGTCAAAACCTGGGTAGAAAGCCAGGTTTGTAGGTGCTTGTATACACCCCAGTAATCGATCCTTGGTCAaaggcaggcaagcagcagTCCTCTCGTAACAGAAATCAGGGCTTTTCTGGCCTTGTGACTAGCAGCAAGTCCTTGAAGGGGAACAGGGAAGAGCAGGAACCCAGCACAGAGAGTGtgagggggcagcggggggaATGTGCCTCTCCAGTGGCTTTTTGCCCTGCTGTGTTGCAAAAGCAGTGTAAGCACTCACCTCATCtagccagcagcctgctgctctgaggGCTGCAGGAATTTCGGTTCAGGCTGGTGGCAGTTGTGAGCCTTGTCACCCGCTCTGTAAGAAGAGGTGGGATAATCTCCTGGTTATTGCTGATCCACTGTGATGTTCTTCATGTCTCCTCAATAGACGCCGCCTCCCTATGAGCATGCTTTGAGACACCCTCCAGCTTTCTCAGGAACAGTAATGAGCTCAGAGACCCTGGACAGATGTGGCGTGTCAGACCCATTCCAGGCCCCTCTCAGCTACCAAACTCAGTGAAACACAGCCGTGTGAGGCCTCGGCCTCAGCACGCTGCTTCCACCCATGGTGTCAGGGACAGAAGTGCCTGTGGCATCGTTCTGGTCTGCAGGGAACGGCCAAATGTCAGACCTTCACCCAGATTCACACTCAGCCGAGACACAGGCAAGTCAGACCCCAGGCAGCGGTGccgtccctcctgcagcacaagGACAAGCATGGAGCCAACGCCAGCTCTCTAGCTCTGAGCGGAGCAACCAGGGGTGCCTGTTCGCTCTTCTCTGGCAAACGTGCTGTGACCAAAGGAGACAGACCAGCTGCTTGCTTTGACAAAGGGGACAAAGCCAAGGTGAAGGTCTGCTCAGCCAGAGTGATCCCAGTGCCTGAACACTGACCACACATGCTTTAGGAGCAAGAAAAGGAAGTCCTACACTGGTATCTTCGGAGCTAGAATATTATTGTCCTCTCATGCCAGTCCAGCTGTGGTGGTCTGTCCCAGTcgctccttcccatccctccctaCGTGAGGCAGGAAGCTCAGAGCATGGTGACGAGTTTAAAGCTTCCTACTTCTGTGACAGGGATAACATTGATAAAGGCTTTATAAAGAACCGCTCCTTTGGGTAGACAACAGATCGCTTCCCTGCTCTCACTGCTGCGGGGCAGAGGTACGTAGACCTCTTTGGTGTATCTCACAATCCCATCCTCCAGGGCATACAGAGTCTTGTTACGGCCCATCCCCACCTGGAAGAGGATGAGGACTGTTAGAAAGGGAAGGCTGGAGGTCCACCTCTAAAGAAGATCTGATCATTGGTCTGCCTTGCTGGATATCCTGCCTTCGACAGCATCTGttgctttgtatttcaaaataaaaccacgCTATTTGCTTCCAGCAATCCATATGCAAAAGTGCTCATTACAAGGGAGGAGATACCGATTCCACCCTGAAGCACAAGCACACAGTTAGGTTACAGAAGCGTTCTGGGATTTCCAGAACTTTCAGACCTTTCCTGAGTCACATGGGCACAGGTGTGAGCGGGCTCTGTGACTAAGAAATACCAGGCAATGAAACCCAGCTTCAGGTTGATATAGAATATAAGGAAGAGCATTAAGAACAAGCTTGAAAGAGAGGAGGCACTGAAGACAGCACTCTGTTGTGggctgctgtttctgagaaCGAATGAAGAGATACAAAACCACTTACATGAGCCCCTGGATGCCAGCGCATCAACCGCTGCGTAGCCAGAATGTTGCCTGCATGCACAAATTCACCTGCAACAGAGTGACAGAGTCAGACTGCAGAGCAATGGAGCTCCCTGAAGCCCTGGCAGAACACAAACGGTTCCAAAGCCCAGCTTTCTGTGGGaattttctaagaaataatTACTTCAATTGCTAAAAGCATATAAACAAAAATGCTCTTAGGGGGAAATGAAAGGCAATTGATAGACCATGGCAAAAAGCAATCCTAGGCTTTGAAAAGATTACTTCTAGGGGACAAGGCATTTTCTGGTTGCTGAAGGCATTTGTTTTATTACCTTTCCCATTGATGTTTTCATCAGCAAAGCTAATAATTATTAAGCACTTGGCTGCAAGAATCTGTACTTTGGCTTCTGCTCAGCCTCATAATTCTCCCCTTTGTAAACACCTAAAAT from Falco rusticolus isolate bFalRus1 unplaced genomic scaffold, bFalRus1.pri scaffold_46_arrow_ctg1, whole genome shotgun sequence carries:
- the LOC119142100 gene encoding 39S ribosomal protein L27, mitochondrial-like, which translates into the protein MSWEPNATLPKETSGSFHNVNFHMFFSADVVFLPPNLVLTTPQTSLVAVRCASKKTGGSYKNVGGRSPGKRYGFKKVDGEFVHAGNILATQRLMRWHPGAHVGMGRNKTLYALEDGIVRYTKEVYVPLPRSSESREAICCLPKGAVLYKAFINVIPVTEVGSFKLVTML